One Bufo gargarizans isolate SCDJY-AF-19 chromosome 4, ASM1485885v1, whole genome shotgun sequence DNA window includes the following coding sequences:
- the LOC122934773 gene encoding zinc finger protein OZF-like isoform X2, with the protein MFLSINDPPKMEKDRNHLAARILDLTLEIISLITGEDYTVVKKSSGECMTPRVSGGWSRIQNPITEPPSHSQIHEQKILELTTRITELLSGEVPIRCQDVAVYFSMEEWEYLEEHKDLYKDVLTENHQSLTSPGEDVMSDSHRHLHLSSHHEGEDNNTTEANSITPNVSSVLHSGDLSTNTTGHTKPSPNQSLIGRTRTKLKCGKILTCKKLLKKESNHSFHEIIDSEGPLSCSDCGKSFTKKVNFFKHQRTCTGKNPFSEYGTCFGQKSSHTEKKSLSCLECGKCFSKKSSLIQHLRTHTGEKPFSCSECGKCFTHKSNLMEHLRSHTGEKPFLCSECGMYFGQKSSLVNHLRIHTGEKPFSCPECGKCFSKKSSVIQHLRSHTGEKPFSCLECGKCFTHKSNLMEHLRIHTGEKPFSCSECGKCFKQKSGLSKHQRTHTGEKPP; encoded by the exons ATGTTTCTTTCCATCAATGACCCACCAAAGATGGAGAAGGACAGAAACCACTTGGCTGCaaggatattagacctcaccctagagatcatctccttgataactggagag gattatacagtagtgaagaagtcgtctggTGAGTGTATGACACCCCGTGTGTCAGGAGGATGGAGCAGAATCCAGAACCCCATCACCGAGCCACCATCTCATTCCcagatacatgagcagaagatcctagaacttaccaccaggatcactgagctgctgagcggagag gttcctataaggtgtcaggatgtcgctgtctatttttccatggaggagtgggagtatttagaagaacacaaggatctgtacaaggacgtccTGACGGAGAATCACCAGTCCCTCACATCACCGG GTGAAGATGTTATGAGCGACTCCCACAGACATCTCCATTTATCTTCCCATCATGAAGGAGAAGACAACAATACCACAGAAGCTAATTCAATAACTCCTAATGTATCCTCAGTCCTTCACAGCGGAGATCTATCCACCAACACCACTGGTCACACGAAACCTTCACCAAATCAGTCGCTAATTGGCAGAACAAGAACTAAACTAAAATGCGGGAAAATATTAACGTGTAAGAAACTGTTAAAAAAGGAATCTAATCATTCGTTCCATGAGATAATAGACAGTGAAGGGCCATTGTCATGTTCAGATTGTGGGAAATCTTTTACCAAGAAAGTAAACTTTTTTAAACATCAGAGGACTTGCACAGGCAAGAATCCATTCTCTGAATATGGGACATGTTTTGGTCAGAAATCAAGTCACACAGAGAAGAAGTCactttcatgtttagaatgtggaaaatgtttcagCAAGAAATCAAGTCTCATACAACAtctaagaactcacacaggagagaagccattttcatgttcagaatgtgggaaatgttttacccatAAATCAAATCTAATGGAACATctaagaagtcacacaggggagaagccgtttttatgttcagaatgtgggatgtATTTTGGTCAGAAATCAAGTCTTGTGAACCatctaagaattcacacaggggaaaagccattttcatgtccagaatgtgggaaatgcttcagCAAAAAATCAAGTGTTATACAACATctaagaagtcacacaggagagaagccgttttcgtgtttagaatgtggaaaatgttttacccaTAAATCAAATCTTATGGAACatctaagaattcacacaggggagaaaccattttcatgttcagaatgtgggaaatgttttaaacagAAATCAGGTCTTTCTAAACATCAGaggactcacacaggagagaagccacctTAA